The Agaribacterium sp. ZY112 genome includes the window GTGATGCGTTTATTGTTAAAGGCTTATTGGCCTTGGTCATGGCTGCTTACAATAATAAAACGCCCGCTGAAGTGCTTGAGTTCGATATTGAGTCGTATTTTGAAGCCTTGTCACTGATTAAGCATTTAAGTCCTACTCGTGGTAATGGTATTAAAGCTATGGTTCATAAAGTTCAAGAACTTGCTAAAGCGGTTTAGGGCTAAGTTTATATGTCACCGTTAAACGATTGGATTAATGAATGGGGCACCGCTGTTGGTGTTGGTGCGTTAATATCCTTTATGATTTTTATCATGTGGGATCTGGCTAAAAAAAGTAATGCTGGAAAATTTGGCACTGCTATTATTTTTGCCGGCCTTGGCTTAGGGATTTTTGGTTTTTTAATAAAGGTAGCGATTCAATATGGAATGGAATCGGCAGGGGTATAGGGGAGTATATAAGGCGCTAAGTATAAGGTGCTAGGCATAAGACATGGCTCTAGCACTCAGTTCTATCACTCTGCCTAAAGTTCGCCTCCTTTCGGTAGCTCTAGCAGCAGTCATTACGTTTTTAGATAGGGTTTAAAAAGCATAACCCATTTGAAAAGCAGCTCCTCTTACATCGTCTCCATGAGCATAAGCTCCTTCCATAACAAAGCGTTTTATTTTAAAAGCCAATCCAAAAGAAGCTACATCACTGATGGTATTGTTCAGATCGGAGCGATAACCCAAGCGTAACCATATATCTTTAACTAGAGTGATATCAGCGCCGATGCTCGTATATTGAGTCGCCTGCTCATTTGCAAGTGCTTGGCTTTCGTTTAGGTCTAGGTCAATACCAATTAAATACTTGTTGGAGATGTAGGCAGCCCCTAGGCTTGCTTGCGGGCGTAATTTAACTTCAAGGTCGTTTTCACTTTTATAGTTTTTACCGAATACATCCTTGATAGCAAGGCCTAAGCGAAAGTTTTCTTTAATTTCTGTAGCAATACCTAAATCTAAATTGATCGATGAAAATGTTTCTTCATCGTAATCAAGTTCAACAGAGCTGTCAGAAAAATCAAAGTTGTTTCTAAAGACCGATACTCGGGTTAATTTAGGCGTGAAGCCAAATGATACGTTTTGTTTGAAAACGGGAAACTGTTTTGCAAATGAGACTCCCCATTCAGATACAAGGATAGAGCCCAAGTCTGCGTTTGAACTTAAGTTGTCTCGAGGGTCAAGCAAACCATTATTCGGGTTTCCATCTATATATAGCTCTGGGTGTTCTGCGCCCTGACTGCCTCCGCTGATTATAAAATCGAGGGTTTCGATATAATTATTGAGTAGTTGCTTATCCTCATCAGTAATATCGGCGGTGCCTGCACTTATGCTGCGTTGGTTAAAATAAAAGGCTCCGCCTTCGTGTTCACTTGGCTGCACAAGGGTAATACCTATGAGTGCTTCAGCGAGATAAACTTGATCTCCTAACTTATCGGTTTCAGTTTGCACTTCTCGTGTGAGATCAAGCACGGTTTGTGCGTTGTTGTTATTTTGATCAAGGTTAAAGGCATCTACGGCGCTTGTTACTCGATCATAGAGGTCTTGCTCATGTAGATTGATGGCATCGTTAAGAGCTCGACTTTCTTGTAAAACGATTGACGGGAAAAACAGTCTGCCGCTTTGAGAGTCCTCTTCACGCTTATCGTGAAAGGATAAAAGGGCTGGGTTATAGAAAGGAGCATTTTCTAAGTTGGCACTGGCTGTTGTCGTCCCTCCCATAGCTAAGCTTCGAGCATCAAATATTCCGGTTCCGGCTGCAAAACTATAAGTGCCTAGTAATAAGCTACCAAAGCAAAGGAGGCTACGACAAAGTAAACTCATATTCTAAATGACTTTTATTGTTGTTAGTGGCTGTTAAGTGAGCTTGCTGAAGCTTACTTAACAGCAGCTTACTACGCCTTTAAAAAACTGACTAGGCTTAAGTGCTCCCGTTTTTCATTCGCTGCTTTAGCCTTTTGTATCAAGTTGGATTGCGTGAAACCAGTGTTAATCCCCTAAGCCCCAATGATTTGCACCATAGAGGATGTTAAAGTCGGCGATGTCATCACTGTCTTCAACTAAGAAGCCACTAACGACAAAATCATCTAGCCCATCACCATCCATATCGCCCACACCTCTTGCCCAGAGGCGTGAGTTGAATGCAGAGCTATTTCTCTTGCTGTAAATTAGAGCGCCTTGCTCTCCGGTACTGCCATTAGCAAAGCGAAATTCATCAATGTCAATGCTAGGCGTTATCGTGTTTTGTCCGTAAATAATGGCACTGGCAGGCTTTGAATTGCTGATGTTATTGAGTATGAGATCTTCTATGCCATCGTTATTGATGTCGCCAGCGGGGTAGGGCACAACCGTTGTTGTTGTAAATCCCGTTATCTTTCCAAGTTGCTTGTTTGTGTCCCATAGAGCCAAGCTACCTTGTTTATTGTCTTTTCGATCAAAGATTAATATTTCATTTCCGTGTTGTATGAACAGCTCTTTTTTCATATCGCCATTGATATCAAGAACAGCCCCAATGTTTACTTGGTTCTCACTTGTAAATTCTTTGGCAGATAAAAATAAGGTGTTTAGTTGATCGAGTGTTGTTGAGCCTGAGTCGTAATTAGCTTGGCCAAAAATAATGACTGCACCGTTGTGCGTGCTTGTATTTAAACTTAGGGTGCCTGCCAAGCCAAAATCATCAAAACCATCACCGTCGTAGTCGCCAAGTGCGCGAATAGAGCCACGGGTAGTTACTCTGCCCTCAAGCTCCGCTTCTAGCTGAGGTGAATAAATAAAGCGCCTATTATCAAGCTCATCTCTTTCTATACTGCCGCTTAAACGCTGTGCACCACCAAATAAGATTTGTAACTCACGATTGTCACTGTTGCCAATAATTTGGATCGCAACATCTGCAAAATTATCGTTATTTACATCACCAATTGCAGCTGCAAATGAAATGGTTGAGCTACTGAGAAGTGGGCTAAGATCTGTGGTTGAGCTCGTCGTTAGTGGCGACTCAAATTCTGCCCTACCGTAGAGGATATGAGCTTTAAAATTACTGGAGCTGCCGCTTAGGATTACGACGTCATCGAAACCGTCACCGTCTATATCGCCAGCACTAGAGAGTAAGCTCCCAAAGCGTTCATTTTCTTGGTGACCTCTAATACTATATTGTCTTTGTGATATTGTATCGCGAGGGCCACCAAGTGTGAGTATGCACTCTCCTACCTTTTCATCGACGACTTGGAGTTCGTTGTTCATTGTTGGTGCTTGAGCAACGCAAGCAATAGTGTCATGAAACC containing:
- the traF gene encoding conjugal transfer protein TraF; translated protein: MSLLCRSLLCFGSLLLGTYSFAAGTGIFDARSLAMGGTTTASANLENAPFYNPALLSFHDKREEDSQSGRLFFPSIVLQESRALNDAINLHEQDLYDRVTSAVDAFNLDQNNNNAQTVLDLTREVQTETDKLGDQVYLAEALIGITLVQPSEHEGGAFYFNQRSISAGTADITDEDKQLLNNYIETLDFIISGGSQGAEHPELYIDGNPNNGLLDPRDNLSSNADLGSILVSEWGVSFAKQFPVFKQNVSFGFTPKLTRVSVFRNNFDFSDSSVELDYDEETFSSINLDLGIATEIKENFRLGLAIKDVFGKNYKSENDLEVKLRPQASLGAAYISNKYLIGIDLDLNESQALANEQATQYTSIGADITLVKDIWLRLGYRSDLNNTISDVASFGLAFKIKRFVMEGAYAHGDDVRGAAFQMGYAF
- a CDS encoding Ig-like domain-containing protein — translated: MKKILSILISTTLLSACGGSSGGNEDTRPSPNPSPSASSSPNVPGEGSNTLEAIDDSFTVAAGTTVYLDVLANDRFSALSSVEIVLDSGSSYRVVDGKIEFTAPNSDTFLRSFNYQLNENGKSSELATVRVEQANDTGMATLNPESDRFVVQTNVSTDLDVLANDVSSIQSPLSVSEILLEPINGTVSIENDHLRYQSHENYSGTDRFTYRVQDSVGNNYGGVNVDILVEAKRSGRYTELYTTDIASFELKHIGQSLPQYYAKGSGYVNPEAAGDLNGDGFHDTIACVAQAPTMNNELQVVDEKVGECILTLGGPRDTISQRQYSIRGHQENERFGSLLSSAGDIDGDGFDDVVILSGSSSNFKAHILYGRAEFESPLTTSSTTDLSPLLSSSTISFAAAIGDVNNDNFADVAIQIIGNSDNRELQILFGGAQRLSGSIERDELDNRRFIYSPQLEAELEGRVTTRGSIRALGDYDGDGFDDFGLAGTLSLNTSTHNGAVIIFGQANYDSGSTTLDQLNTLFLSAKEFTSENQVNIGAVLDINGDMKKELFIQHGNEILIFDRKDNKQGSLALWDTNKQLGKITGFTTTTVVPYPAGDINNDGIEDLILNNISNSKPASAIIYGQNTITPSIDIDEFRFANGSTGEQGALIYSKRNSSAFNSRLWARGVGDMDGDGLDDFVVSGFLVEDSDDIADFNILYGANHWGLGD
- a CDS encoding DUF2788 domain-containing protein, with the translated sequence MSPLNDWINEWGTAVGVGALISFMIFIMWDLAKKSNAGKFGTAIIFAGLGLGIFGFLIKVAIQYGMESAGV